Genomic DNA from Coleofasciculaceae cyanobacterium:
CAAAGTATTTATCAGGTACTGAAAACTAATAATTACGACCCCCAAACCCTCTCTTCAAAACGTCAAAGTTGCTATACTTTATCGGAAGAATCGGGAGTACAAACAGCAATTATGTTTCAAGTTTTGCAACCCCTGTCTCAACCAGAGAAAATTAACAAGATTGCAACAGGAATTTCAGCTATGAGTAATGAGGAAGCTCATTATTGGTTTGCCATGATTGCTAATGGAAGGCGAAAAAATGCCTTAAAAGCTTTAAGGGTTTTATTTGAAGACTAGTCGCTGCGCTTCAATTCAAAGTTCAAAATGTAGAATTCAAAATTAATTTCCTTTCTTACTTTATTCTGAAATTGGGAAATTAAAATTGGCGTTGGTGAATCCAGGTATGATTTTTGAGATTTGAAAGTCTTAATTGAATTTAAAAAGCTAATAGCTAATAGCTAACAGCTACGAACCGAAACATTTTGTACGTCATACGTTAAATCACCAACGCCTTAAAATTCAATCTCTTGCCACTCTTTTGCTTCAGCAAAGCGACTTAGATGTTTTACGTTGGTAGTAGCAATAACTATATATCTACCTGGATATTCTTGCTCTAGCAGCTTGTACTGGGCGCAGATGATTATGTCAGCATCAAGGCTTTTGTTATCTGCGGTGGGTACTCCTTGTATACGGGCTTCTGCCCAAAGGCTAGCAGCTTCGTTTAAAACTGTGTTGCTAACAGGTAGAAAATCGATAAATTCAGCTAATTTGTTGAGATTATTTATTCCTTCTGAAGACAAACCTCTCATGGAATTCAGAATTAGCGATCGCCTTACTTCGTAATCACAGATCTGACTGCTGACAATATATACTCCTTTGGCTAACAGGGCATATAATCTTTCTCTTGCTGCTGCTACTTCAGGTGAAGAATTCGGATTACAAAGTTTTCCAAGTACTCCAGAATCAATTAGGACAATCATTTAGTGTTCGTATAGTTTTTGTCCAACTGGTCTTTCTGAATCGATTGTCTTCTTAAATTCTTCAAAAGCAGCTTCTTTTTCTGAGGATGCGGGTTCTTGTTTTTTGCTATCGATCCACTCTCTCAGTTTTTTCAGCTTAGGTTGGTTTTTGCGTAATTGTTCTTCTCTATCCCACGTACCATTAGCCTTGTGCTTCGACTTCACCTTGAGATGTTCCTTAACTGATGTTGCTTCTTGGGAATCTAAAACGATCGCTTTTTCACAACCTTCTAAAATTAAATGATATTTTTCGTTTGCTGCCTTCTCATCGGGAACTAAAGCAACAAAGCGATTTAGATCGATAATTTTTCCACTTGGTAATTCTATCGTTGTGGTCATATTGGTCAACTCCTTTACTGATAAGTATTCAAAGTTAATAAATGCCGATCGCAATTTAAATTGCTCTTTGAATCTTGGCTAAAGATTGAGGTGTAATTGCTCCATAAGGACCTCGCTCTAAATAAAGCTTGCGAACCGCAGATATATTGTCGCATAAAGCCAAAGAAGCCGATTCTAGCCCTCCTTCTCCTGCGGTCATTAAGATTCTCGTTGGTGTCTCGCCACTGGTTAAATCACTGGTAAAAGGCACGATTAAGACATTTTCTCTAAATTCATTTCTGACATTCATTGAAATAACAACAGCAGGGCGTTTTTTTGTGTCACCTAAAGTTTTCAAAGCCTTGATGAGATACACTTCACCCTGACGGGGATAGGAAGTTGCCACGCTTTACAATCCTTCCTCTTCCAGAATCTCTTCCATTTGTGCTTGGGAAAATTGCGCCCAGTTTTTTTCAAATTCAATATCAGCCTGAGAACGATTTTGATAGAAGTTTCTTAGTTGTTCTTCTATTTGTTGTTTGCGCCACAGCCTTAGACCTTCTTCTACCGCAGCCGAACGATTTTTAGTCATGCGATCGACTTCTTCGAGTAGCTGCGAATCTACAGTGATGGAAATTCGTTGTTTCTGGGAACTATTAGACATAGGAGCTTGTGTAGTTTCTACATAAATAATAATACTTTTTATATTACTCATGACTAAAACCCAACGTCCCCAGGTTTTTATCGAAAAAATCATGCCTGTAAAGCTTCTCAATCAACAGGTATATTACGAACACGGGGGAAATCCTTTTAAGTGGTTACATCGTTAATATTCTCGCAAGCCTTTATCTTTTTCTCGCGCTTCGGTTTTGGCTTCTCTTTTACCAGCCGATATTTCGATGGAAGAGTTTGAATATTTGTTGGGTTTACATCCAGAAAAAGACGGAATTTTGATCGACAAAAAAGAGCCAATTAAGCTTTATAAAACTCCTCCAAGCAGTAAAGTTATTAATAAATTAGAAGAGTATTGTGAGAAGGTTTGGGGTAAAAGAAAGCCTGTAGTTTTAGATGCCTTTGCAGGTGGCGGAAGTATCCCTTTTGAAGCTGCTAGATATGGTTTAAATGTGCTGG
This window encodes:
- a CDS encoding type II toxin-antitoxin system VapC family toxin, with the translated sequence MIVLIDSGVLGKLCNPNSSPEVAAARERLYALLAKGVYIVSSQICDYEVRRSLILNSMRGLSSEGINNLNKLAEFIDFLPVSNTVLNEAASLWAEARIQGVPTADNKSLDADIIICAQYKLLEQEYPGRYIVIATTNVKHLSRFAEAKEWQEIEF
- a CDS encoding type II toxin-antitoxin system PemK/MazF family toxin codes for the protein MATSYPRQGEVYLIKALKTLGDTKKRPAVVISMNVRNEFRENVLIVPFTSDLTSGETPTRILMTAGEGGLESASLALCDNISAVRKLYLERGPYGAITPQSLAKIQRAI
- a CDS encoding ribbon-helix-helix domain-containing protein; translation: MSNIKSIIIYVETTQAPMSNSSQKQRISITVDSQLLEEVDRMTKNRSAAVEEGLRLWRKQQIEEQLRNFYQNRSQADIEFEKNWAQFSQAQMEEILEEEGL